From the genome of Desulfovibrio gilichinskyi, one region includes:
- the pbpC gene encoding penicillin-binding protein 1C produces the protein MSRNKKLLITLGGIAFCFVAFFALDMVFPFPEHKLHPDTATVVYDRDHKPLRIFLPADEARRMHTNISKVSPVLIRSLLASEDGWYRYHPGINPISVVRAALSNLLAGRVVSGASTIPMQIARMATPEPRTFSAKLKESFRAVQLKLHHSNEELLEIYLNMLPYGGNIEGVAAASHFYFGHDPSTLSLAESALLTTLPRGPAFYDPLRHPQQAKLGRNHVMDQLEERGVFPTAEVARNKEVPLPTAILPVPLKASHFSRMVIERNGLPPEIMTTLNYKLQQTAEARLKEYVSRLRNADIDNAACVIIHIPTREIRALVGSADFFEKGYGGAINLAETKRSPGSTLKPFLYALAMDKGLMVPATFLYDIPVDFSGYSPENYDRTWSGQVEMREALARSLNVPAVKTLARTGVSDFVTLLRKGGLTTLDKKPMEYGLPLVLGGCEVKLTELTNLYASLADNGRYRPFKITPSADNISSQLFSPEVSWITLQMLSKVSRPEMNDTWMLTSDMPETAWKTGTSFGHRDAWAIGISGDYAVGVWVGNPDGRPRKGISGASHAGPLLFDLLRITSPGGKLPPKPDGPGITEIQVCAHSHQLPGPFCTERITIQTLSGKTQLKPCEYCKQIFIDPKSGFRLSGECLDRKKLKKMIIRTLPPQLARWRAENNMEVPLIPPLAPDCDLIPAGNAPKIVSPASSTPYLLRKDTPLKYQQIGLKADAEADSGTLYWFLDGRLVKKGEFNQNLFTEVEAGKHKISVTDSLGRTDSIIFEVLGGK, from the coding sequence GTGAGTAGAAATAAAAAATTACTGATTACTCTAGGCGGCATTGCTTTTTGCTTTGTCGCCTTTTTTGCGTTGGATATGGTTTTTCCCTTTCCTGAACACAAACTTCACCCCGACACTGCGACTGTTGTTTATGATCGTGATCACAAACCGCTCCGTATTTTTCTACCTGCGGACGAAGCTCGACGGATGCACACGAATATTTCAAAAGTCTCGCCGGTGCTGATACGGTCACTTTTAGCTTCTGAAGATGGCTGGTACAGATATCACCCCGGAATCAATCCCATATCTGTTGTGCGTGCGGCACTCTCCAACCTGCTTGCAGGTCGCGTTGTTTCAGGGGCATCAACCATTCCCATGCAGATTGCGCGCATGGCAACTCCTGAACCCCGCACCTTTTCTGCCAAACTCAAAGAATCATTCAGAGCAGTACAGCTTAAGCTGCATCATTCGAATGAAGAACTACTTGAAATTTATCTGAATATGCTCCCCTACGGCGGAAATATCGAAGGAGTTGCGGCGGCCTCACATTTTTATTTTGGTCATGATCCTTCAACGCTGTCTCTTGCGGAATCAGCACTGCTTACCACTTTGCCCCGCGGACCAGCTTTTTACGATCCGCTCAGACACCCGCAGCAGGCTAAACTCGGGCGGAATCACGTAATGGACCAGCTGGAAGAACGCGGCGTTTTTCCAACTGCAGAAGTCGCACGCAATAAAGAAGTTCCGCTTCCGACGGCAATACTCCCTGTCCCTCTTAAAGCTTCTCATTTTTCCAGAATGGTGATTGAAAGAAACGGCTTACCACCCGAAATAATGACAACTTTAAATTACAAATTGCAGCAGACAGCCGAAGCACGTCTTAAAGAATATGTTTCACGCTTACGAAATGCGGATATTGATAACGCGGCTTGCGTCATCATCCATATTCCAACGCGTGAAATCCGCGCGCTGGTAGGTTCCGCTGATTTCTTTGAAAAAGGCTACGGCGGCGCGATTAATCTTGCAGAGACCAAACGCTCCCCAGGTTCGACTCTAAAACCTTTCCTTTACGCGCTGGCAATGGATAAGGGGTTGATGGTCCCGGCAACATTTTTATATGATATTCCGGTGGATTTTTCAGGATATTCACCTGAAAATTATGACCGGACATGGTCCGGACAAGTGGAAATGCGTGAAGCTCTGGCCCGTTCACTGAATGTTCCGGCGGTTAAAACATTAGCCAGAACAGGTGTAAGTGATTTTGTCACCCTGCTGAGAAAAGGCGGACTGACTACGCTGGATAAAAAACCTATGGAATATGGTCTGCCGCTGGTCCTCGGCGGGTGCGAAGTAAAACTTACGGAACTGACAAATTTATATGCAAGTCTGGCTGACAACGGGCGGTATCGCCCTTTCAAGATAACTCCGTCTGCTGATAATATCAGCTCGCAATTGTTTTCGCCCGAAGTATCATGGATTACGCTGCAAATGCTTTCAAAAGTATCCAGACCGGAAATGAACGATACTTGGATGCTGACCAGCGACATGCCGGAAACGGCGTGGAAAACAGGAACTTCATTCGGTCACAGAGATGCTTGGGCAATAGGCATTTCAGGCGATTACGCAGTTGGCGTATGGGTTGGGAATCCTGACGGAAGACCACGTAAAGGTATCTCGGGAGCGTCACACGCGGGGCCGTTGCTTTTTGATTTACTGCGCATAACATCCCCCGGCGGTAAACTGCCGCCTAAACCGGATGGTCCGGGAATAACCGAAATACAGGTCTGCGCTCACAGCCATCAACTGCCCGGGCCGTTTTGCACCGAAAGAATCACTATACAGACCCTTTCAGGCAAAACACAGCTTAAACCGTGTGAATATTGCAAACAGATTTTCATAGACCCGAAGAGCGGATTCCGTCTTTCCGGTGAATGTTTAGATCGTAAAAAACTAAAAAAAATGATTATCAGAACTCTTCCGCCTCAGCTTGCCAGATGGCGCGCAGAAAATAACATGGAAGTGCCGCTAATTCCGCCGCTAGCACCCGACTGCGATCTTATCCCCGCAGGAAATGCACCCAAAATAGTTTCTCCGGCATCAAGCACTCCTTATTTATTGCGAAAAGATACTCCGTTAAAGTATCAACAGATAGGGCTTAAAGCGGACGCAGAAGCAGACAGCGGAACATTATACTGGTTTCTGGACGGAAGGTTAGTCAAGAAGGGCGAGTTTAATCAAAACCTTTTCACAGAAGTTGAAGCTGGCAAACACAAGATATCCGTAACGGATTCACTGGGCCGCACGGATTCTATTATCTTTGAAGTGCTGGGCGGGAAGTAA
- a CDS encoding alpha-2-macroglobulin family protein, with product MDRGPSPFRDKKNIIIGMLLMLCIIQASALLKNKYESVSQRKEAGDGAVVTDVSLDSQGYSELLIAFDKPIGPQEASAPLATPPAQITPEVKGEWRWINPYGLKFTADPSFAPDTRFTIKMEPDKFLPKGQTLAGRTSFSVQTGSFVVNEINLWTEPVEGPGKQIRIAGSFTFSNYVSAEQTLKNISLTGPDGKEIPVSLNSNYNDYSQSFVSSPIEKTTDKKVYTLKIAKDMPDGKDSMVLGKDYDKTIEIVFDPVLKYEGYTGSSTISGSSIELGFSSPVIPAQGLEMISIKPEVPVSASSSGNKLILSGSFLPGYKYELTFKKGLTAADGAVLEKELVAKISLPDITPYADFTANGMFLSETGYKTLGIKTVNTDHVDVEVDRVFPNNLFSLFTHYGYMAFDSNTYGNDISPALGNKIFSGRITTKGKQNQKTVTPLSLQSFIAEGGKGLYRVSAGVPRQGEKAQRWVMITDLGIVAKQGENKTLFWVSSVSTLKPVMDAKVQVISDRNQLMASGTTNTRGMLIINENDFLRDVGTPYMVIVTSNNDMTFLLLDHFATDMAGLDVAGQRLSQKGFTAFSYGERDLYRPGETVKGVAIIRNEKLVPSSKMPVVLVYLDQRGRELSRKTTTTDSQGMVEFKREIPDYSPTGHFSINILAGNENIGNYRYSVEDFMPDRIAAEIITSKITSPGESLDFEVDGRYLFGPPAENLPVTARVSLEPCEFSPHGYEQFRFNTDSSSFKPLEILVADDTLDEAGKHSFSVLIPGKLKSDSALQARLTARISETGGRGVTAIKTEPINISKFYPGLKELTKQGYEENEEVKLDYVTLTPEGEKTVAPKMIMTLYRDRWQTIIRTTASGGFRYVTERDPQLIETRKISPSESQGSFKVTPVQFGSYRVILSDPESGVSAQADFFCGGWGYSPWALKNPSRLDIIPTRSGDYKAGEMAEFQLRTPFSGQMLVTVEDRSVRWMKTLTITGNTATISVPVQKELSPNAYVTATLIRSVKDLEPGASARAVGAVPIFVNRQSNKLPVDITSPETTRPEKTVTFKVKTTPGAKLTIAAVDEGILRLAGQKTPDPFTYFYAKRALGVRWSDTFGMLMPDAGPINKSPAGGGEALAMMKQFTGSGSIRRVKPVTFWSGLITADQDGNASFDAKIPEFNGALRIMAVVTDGEKFGSSSNLMTVRSPLMVTPTLPRFLAPEESFEIPVSVRNDTPTDGNFTVTVKSTGSFQTNMNLDSLAVAKDRQTTTFFKARTGKDIGESAFTFTAAGNKENAVATVDMNIRPALPATRSSESGFLKDKETSFPSKSEGMMNSTISRTLTVGNQPMIRMAGKLDYLLQYPYGCTEQVISGAFPLLKFPELARELSPESFEKNSPQYMVQSALTKLSMMQSGDGGFSLWPNGRNTDKWTSVYALHFLYEAGISGYQVDTLLLNSAMNYVSNLAGELSDKGSYRLASYALYVLAKCGNPMHGPMNYLREQKITKLDELSLTLLGGAFAATGDMKAYMQLLSTKPAPVSKTDKENVFSSETRDLALETLVRMESDKTDDSIPKMIQKLSNLMADNGKDVTQDNALGFMALGSFFGQTKAEPIPSGRIMSNGVELDKFGSNSTTVVTVHGDATLSVELDSVPAAGTAVWTINSRAVPLIANWKPFSNGLTIKREFLTRDGEPLNPEEIKQGQLVAMRTVVSSTDNEVSNAVIQCLLPSGLEPENTKLATREDLPWIEREKVSPDHVDIRDDRVLVFTDIPKDGEVEQVILLRAVTRGEFKIPPAQVEAMYNPEVAGATDIGKMVIGE from the coding sequence ATGGACAGAGGACCGTCACCTTTCAGAGACAAGAAAAATATCATTATCGGAATGCTGCTTATGCTTTGCATTATACAAGCTTCCGCCCTGCTTAAAAACAAATATGAGTCAGTTTCACAGCGCAAAGAAGCTGGAGACGGAGCTGTCGTTACGGATGTAAGCCTCGACAGTCAGGGTTACTCGGAACTGCTCATTGCTTTTGACAAACCGATAGGACCTCAAGAAGCATCAGCCCCGCTTGCAACTCCTCCGGCGCAAATAACCCCGGAAGTGAAAGGTGAATGGAGATGGATTAATCCTTACGGGCTTAAATTTACGGCTGATCCTTCGTTTGCTCCGGACACAAGATTCACAATCAAAATGGAACCGGATAAATTTCTCCCCAAAGGGCAAACCCTTGCAGGAAGAACCTCTTTTTCTGTCCAGACAGGCAGTTTTGTAGTTAATGAAATCAACTTATGGACTGAACCTGTTGAAGGCCCCGGCAAACAAATCAGAATAGCTGGAAGCTTCACTTTCAGTAACTATGTGAGTGCCGAGCAGACCCTCAAAAATATTTCTCTTACAGGGCCCGACGGTAAAGAGATCCCCGTAAGCCTTAACAGCAATTATAACGATTACTCACAGAGTTTTGTAAGTTCTCCAATTGAAAAAACCACTGATAAAAAAGTATATACGCTGAAAATAGCTAAAGACATGCCTGACGGTAAAGACAGCATGGTACTTGGCAAAGACTATGATAAAACCATTGAAATAGTTTTCGATCCAGTTCTGAAATACGAAGGATATACCGGATCAAGCACAATTTCCGGTTCAAGTATAGAACTTGGTTTTTCAAGTCCTGTTATTCCTGCGCAAGGACTGGAAATGATTTCAATCAAGCCTGAGGTTCCTGTATCGGCCTCTTCGTCCGGCAACAAGCTCATCCTGTCCGGCTCATTTTTGCCGGGCTACAAATATGAGCTAACCTTCAAAAAAGGACTAACCGCCGCAGACGGCGCAGTGCTTGAAAAAGAACTCGTTGCAAAAATAAGTCTTCCGGACATCACTCCTTATGCAGACTTCACTGCCAACGGAATGTTCCTGTCTGAAACAGGCTACAAAACTTTAGGAATTAAGACCGTCAACACCGACCATGTGGATGTGGAAGTTGACCGTGTTTTCCCGAACAATCTGTTCTCGCTGTTCACCCATTATGGATACATGGCTTTTGATTCAAATACTTACGGAAATGACATATCCCCTGCGCTCGGAAATAAAATTTTCTCTGGCAGAATAACGACTAAGGGCAAGCAGAACCAAAAGACTGTCACCCCGCTATCGCTGCAAAGCTTTATAGCTGAAGGCGGAAAAGGGTTATACAGAGTCAGCGCCGGAGTTCCCCGCCAAGGCGAGAAAGCTCAGCGTTGGGTAATGATTACTGATCTGGGAATTGTAGCTAAACAGGGCGAAAATAAAACACTGTTCTGGGTTTCTTCGGTCTCGACTCTTAAGCCTGTTATGGATGCAAAGGTGCAGGTTATCAGTGACCGGAATCAGCTCATGGCAAGCGGAACTACAAACACTAGAGGAATGCTCATCATCAATGAGAATGATTTCCTCCGTGATGTAGGTACTCCTTATATGGTTATTGTCACATCCAATAATGACATGACCTTTCTTCTTTTAGACCATTTTGCAACCGACATGGCTGGTCTTGATGTAGCCGGACAAAGACTTTCCCAGAAGGGATTCACAGCCTTTTCATACGGAGAAAGAGATCTTTACCGTCCAGGTGAAACAGTCAAAGGCGTGGCAATTATCAGAAATGAGAAGCTTGTGCCGTCAAGCAAAATGCCTGTGGTCCTAGTCTACTTAGATCAACGCGGCAGAGAACTTTCCCGCAAAACAACCACCACAGACAGTCAGGGTATGGTTGAATTCAAACGGGAAATTCCTGATTATTCACCGACAGGACATTTCTCTATCAATATTCTGGCAGGCAACGAAAATATCGGAAACTATCGTTACTCAGTAGAAGACTTTATGCCGGACAGAATAGCTGCGGAAATAATCACATCCAAAATTACTTCTCCGGGCGAAAGCTTAGATTTTGAAGTTGACGGCAGATATCTTTTCGGGCCTCCGGCTGAAAATCTGCCTGTTACAGCAAGAGTATCACTTGAGCCGTGTGAATTCAGTCCCCACGGCTACGAGCAGTTCCGCTTCAATACTGATTCAAGCTCCTTTAAACCTTTAGAAATATTGGTTGCGGATGACACTCTTGACGAAGCAGGCAAGCACTCATTCTCCGTTCTTATCCCCGGAAAACTTAAATCCGACTCAGCCTTGCAAGCCAGACTGACAGCAAGAATCAGTGAAACAGGCGGTCGCGGAGTTACGGCCATAAAGACTGAACCTATAAATATATCCAAATTCTATCCCGGTCTTAAGGAGCTCACTAAACAAGGATATGAAGAGAACGAAGAGGTCAAACTCGATTACGTGACCCTTACTCCGGAAGGTGAAAAGACAGTGGCTCCCAAGATGATCATGACCTTATACAGAGATCGCTGGCAGACCATTATACGCACCACTGCGTCCGGCGGATTCAGGTATGTGACCGAACGCGACCCCCAGCTTATTGAGACACGCAAAATATCTCCCTCTGAATCTCAAGGTTCATTTAAAGTAACGCCGGTTCAATTCGGAAGCTATCGCGTAATACTGAGTGATCCGGAATCAGGCGTTTCCGCGCAGGCAGATTTCTTCTGCGGCGGATGGGGTTATTCTCCATGGGCACTTAAAAATCCTTCCAGACTGGATATAATCCCGACTAGAAGCGGTGATTACAAGGCCGGAGAAATGGCAGAGTTCCAGCTCCGCACTCCTTTCTCAGGACAGATGCTTGTTACGGTTGAAGACCGCTCTGTACGCTGGATGAAAACACTGACTATAACAGGAAATACGGCAACCATTTCCGTTCCGGTGCAGAAAGAATTGAGTCCTAACGCTTATGTAACTGCAACTCTGATCAGGTCTGTCAAAGATCTTGAGCCCGGCGCTTCAGCCCGCGCGGTCGGAGCTGTGCCTATTTTCGTAAACAGGCAGTCCAACAAACTCCCAGTTGATATCACTTCTCCTGAAACAACCCGTCCTGAAAAAACGGTCACATTCAAAGTGAAAACAACCCCCGGAGCAAAGCTGACTATTGCAGCTGTAGATGAAGGAATACTAAGACTTGCAGGACAAAAAACTCCTGATCCGTTTACCTATTTTTACGCCAAAAGAGCACTTGGAGTGAGATGGTCGGATACTTTCGGCATGCTCATGCCTGACGCCGGTCCTATCAACAAATCTCCTGCCGGTGGCGGTGAAGCTCTGGCTATGATGAAACAATTCACAGGCAGCGGTTCTATCAGGCGCGTCAAACCTGTTACGTTCTGGTCAGGTTTAATCACAGCAGACCAAGACGGAAACGCTTCGTTTGATGCGAAAATCCCCGAATTTAACGGAGCCTTGAGGATTATGGCTGTTGTTACCGACGGAGAAAAATTCGGCTCGTCATCAAACTTGATGACAGTCCGTTCGCCGCTGATGGTAACACCGACTCTGCCACGCTTCCTTGCTCCTGAAGAAAGCTTCGAAATTCCTGTAAGCGTCCGCAACGATACGCCGACTGACGGCAATTTTACCGTCACCGTTAAATCAACCGGTTCTTTCCAGACAAATATGAATCTTGATTCATTAGCCGTTGCTAAAGACAGGCAAACCACCACATTCTTTAAAGCCAGAACCGGTAAAGATATCGGCGAATCAGCCTTTACCTTCACAGCAGCAGGCAACAAAGAAAATGCCGTGGCAACGGTTGATATGAATATTCGTCCGGCCCTACCTGCAACGCGCAGCAGTGAGTCCGGATTCCTTAAAGACAAGGAAACATCATTCCCGTCTAAATCAGAAGGAATGATGAATTCAACTATCAGCCGGACACTGACCGTCGGCAATCAGCCCATGATCCGCATGGCAGGAAAACTCGATTACCTTTTGCAATATCCTTACGGATGTACCGAGCAGGTAATATCAGGAGCTTTCCCGCTGCTGAAGTTCCCGGAACTTGCCCGTGAACTTTCTCCTGAAAGTTTTGAGAAGAACTCGCCGCAATACATGGTGCAGTCCGCGCTAACCAAACTTTCCATGATGCAGAGCGGAGACGGCGGTTTCTCGTTATGGCCGAACGGACGTAATACCGATAAATGGACTTCTGTCTACGCACTGCACTTCCTCTACGAAGCGGGAATTTCCGGTTATCAGGTTGATACCCTGCTGTTAAATTCAGCTATGAATTACGTTTCGAACCTTGCCGGAGAACTCAGTGATAAAGGTTCATACAGGTTAGCAAGCTATGCACTCTACGTTTTGGCAAAATGCGGCAACCCCATGCACGGCCCCATGAATTATTTGCGAGAACAAAAAATCACTAAACTCGATGAGCTTTCATTAACCCTGCTCGGCGGAGCCTTCGCCGCAACAGGTGACATGAAAGCATATATGCAGCTTTTATCTACTAAGCCTGCTCCTGTTTCTAAGACGGACAAAGAAAACGTCTTCAGTTCCGAAACACGTGATCTGGCACTTGAAACTCTTGTCCGCATGGAGTCCGACAAAACAGATGATTCCATACCCAAAATGATTCAGAAATTGTCAAATCTTATGGCAGATAACGGAAAAGATGTAACACAGGATAATGCACTAGGATTCATGGCCCTCGGCTCATTCTTCGGACAGACAAAAGCTGAGCCTATTCCTTCGGGCCGGATCATGAGCAACGGCGTAGAGCTTGACAAGTTCGGCAGCAACTCAACAACCGTTGTAACTGTTCACGGGGATGCTACGCTTTCAGTTGAACTTGATTCAGTTCCGGCAGCAGGAACCGCAGTGTGGACCATAAATTCACGAGCAGTACCTTTAATCGCCAACTGGAAGCCGTTCTCTAACGGACTGACAATAAAGCGTGAGTTCCTTACCCGCGACGGTGAACCGTTAAATCCGGAAGAAATTAAACAGGGACAACTTGTTGCAATGAGAACTGTTGTTTCGAGCACGGACAATGAAGTATCAAATGCCGTCATTCAATGCTTACTGCCATCCGGCCTTGAACCGGAAAACACCAAGCTTGCCACGCGCGAAGATTTACCTTGGATTGAAAGAGAAAAAGTCAGCCCTGATCATGTCGACATAAGGGATGACAGAGTGCTCGTCTTCACCGATATTCCCAAAGACGGGGAAGTGGAACAAGTGATTCTGCTACGGGCCGTTACCCGAGGTGAATTTAAGATTCCTCCGGCACAGGTCGAAGCTATGTATAACCCTGAAGTGGCAGGAGCCACGGATATCGGAAAAATGGTAATTGGTGAGTAG
- a CDS encoding SidJ-related pseudokinase, translating into MQLKKAEATAYARGLIPEREFCAAYMDLRNLRGLLQNSPDCADYEIIKAVWDVIVEQRYSDQTMSRLLYRECSKSLAAVGAFCTDSKLSSKALSLQIQAASTCSEHASIEASGGLGVLPFELVLPDSPSKFSGNSPSITWNELLQAGNVTSEPVFSGRSAVMESAGDNQIFAVKIARNGESAEGLHLEGKWMEMLRAEAKSCSVRFDCPRPFSVSDKILFKITGLPENCPDNLHKDGYAMAYHAHSDYFAYPNDDREGKRTEPQDFLEIMSRNSYILGWLAGRGIVHDAPIPLFHNRVQAMRRTDEGVYQWHRFGRLDRWLESCRFPNFGRSGLRDFEHLQVMKPGSDKFYRAIGSHFMSILLVIGSWFRAQNPELCGLDENNEPIDARSLFDPDFFEKAVMSCFTEYYRGFTGFEFQHEIDLHIPKLVKCMIEQMGVDNHMFEFMRIVDQNILEDQEFRNYLLKYGMAPEKVAELKKGEADVPLVTGPHLGNFNGVISLPEIIEWSAMAAGCCVAAKSLGGRWVGARLGAV; encoded by the coding sequence ATGCAATTGAAGAAAGCGGAAGCAACGGCTTATGCTCGCGGTTTAATTCCTGAAAGAGAATTTTGCGCAGCTTATATGGACCTTAGAAATTTGAGAGGACTTTTGCAAAACAGTCCTGACTGCGCTGATTATGAAATTATTAAAGCTGTATGGGATGTGATTGTCGAGCAGCGGTATTCTGACCAGACTATGTCACGTCTTCTCTATAGGGAATGTTCAAAATCCTTAGCTGCTGTGGGAGCATTCTGCACGGATTCAAAGCTTTCATCAAAGGCTCTCAGTCTTCAGATTCAGGCCGCGAGCACCTGCAGTGAACATGCTTCAATAGAGGCATCCGGCGGGCTTGGCGTTTTACCGTTTGAGCTGGTTCTTCCTGATTCTCCATCTAAATTTTCAGGTAATTCACCATCTATCACGTGGAATGAACTACTACAGGCGGGAAACGTTACAAGTGAACCGGTCTTTTCAGGGCGCAGCGCAGTGATGGAATCCGCAGGTGATAATCAGATTTTTGCGGTAAAAATTGCGCGCAACGGGGAATCTGCTGAAGGGCTTCACCTTGAAGGTAAATGGATGGAAATGCTTCGTGCTGAGGCTAAATCCTGCTCCGTGCGGTTTGACTGCCCACGGCCATTTTCTGTTTCAGATAAAATACTTTTCAAGATTACAGGTCTTCCTGAAAACTGTCCTGATAATCTGCACAAAGACGGCTACGCAATGGCTTATCATGCGCACAGCGATTACTTTGCGTATCCGAACGATGACAGAGAAGGTAAGCGTACAGAGCCTCAGGATTTCTTGGAAATAATGTCCAGAAATTCATATATATTGGGCTGGCTTGCAGGAAGAGGCATTGTGCATGATGCCCCCATTCCGCTGTTCCATAACAGAGTGCAGGCCATGCGCCGCACAGACGAAGGCGTATACCAGTGGCATAGGTTCGGGCGGCTGGATCGCTGGCTTGAGTCATGCCGGTTCCCGAATTTCGGGCGTTCAGGACTGCGTGATTTTGAACATCTGCAAGTGATGAAACCCGGTTCAGATAAATTTTACAGAGCCATCGGTTCTCATTTTATGAGCATACTGCTGGTCATAGGCAGTTGGTTCAGAGCGCAGAACCCAGAGCTGTGCGGACTGGATGAGAATAATGAACCCATCGATGCCCGTTCGCTTTTTGATCCTGACTTTTTTGAAAAAGCTGTGATGTCATGTTTCACAGAATACTACAGAGGTTTTACGGGGTTTGAGTTTCAGCACGAAATTGATTTGCACATCCCCAAACTGGTAAAATGTATGATCGAGCAAATGGGTGTCGACAATCATATGTTCGAGTTCATGCGGATAGTCGATCAGAATATACTAGAGGATCAAGAGTTCCGTAATTATCTGCTGAAATACGGAATGGCACCTGAAAAAGTCGCAGAGCTTAAGAAAGGGGAAGCAGACGTTCCGCTTGTAACAGGGCCGCATCTAGGAAATTTCAACGGAGTTATTTCACTGCCCGAGATAATAGAATGGTCCGCAATGGCCGCGGGATGCTGCGTTGCGGCTAAGTCGCTCGGTGGTCGGTGGGTTGGGGCCAGGCTTGGGGCGGTGTAG